A window of the Desulfovermiculus halophilus DSM 18834 genome harbors these coding sequences:
- a CDS encoding type II toxin-antitoxin system VapC family toxin: protein MGSISGHKSAYLLDTHTLLWWLTNDPKLSARAFEIIQAPHNAILVSSASGWEIATKYRLGKLPHASDAATRLPQLLHKARMETLPMTMEHALAAGALPGPHRDPFDRMLIAQGQIEDLPIVTSDPAFAHYSVELAW, encoded by the coding sequence ATGGGATCAATAAGCGGCCACAAATCAGCGTATCTTTTGGATACTCATACCCTTTTGTGGTGGCTGACCAATGATCCCAAGCTATCCGCCCGGGCCTTTGAAATAATTCAAGCCCCACACAATGCAATCCTGGTCAGCAGTGCTTCAGGCTGGGAAATTGCAACCAAATACCGCTTGGGAAAGCTGCCTCACGCATCGGACGCAGCAACTCGTCTGCCCCAACTTCTGCACAAGGCACGTATGGAAACCCTGCCCATGACCATGGAACATGCTTTGGCCGCAGGAGCACTGCCGGGACCCCACCGAGACCCCTTTGACCGTATGCTCATTGCCCAGGGCCAGATTGAGGACCTGCCTATCGTCACCTCCGATCCGGCCTTTGCCCACTACTCTGTAGAACTGGCCTGGTAA
- a CDS encoding cobaltochelatase subunit CobN, translated as MLKYVLLILCVCALLPSLSHADEVALLVIDADSYAVNEALKKLYPPKNIKVCFFTHADIQDSQAAREFIQGSEVIVADVMQPQITDYLLENVNTQSRPVYALRGSNDDQKLKSKGFRFEPTIQAYFQNLSVQNIHNMLRRVIHDQLDASVGYDPVHKRPQTGMYHPEADSTFTSFSAYHKWYMGKGPGEAEKPWLGLMLFSSSLIPGQRQAVDTLIQEVEKAGWNVAVCFGRDEEVLTSLLLDESRSSRVDCILAFSLKFYSAVNSSVQKALQELDVPVVNVVNLYGQTISEWRENPQGIPPMHVVWTMANPEISGLIEPTPLTGPVEVTDPETGRKITRSRVITDSLDRLLPRLRMWRKLQTMPNEDKKVAVLYYNHSQGKQNIGASYLNVFRSLERILRRMQDEGYQVDEKELPGEKELKDLVLKYGRNIGSWAPGELHRLLVEGKVIRLPVSRYKKWFSRLPAQFRSQVLEQWGPVEKSSIMIKDRELIIPGFRLGNVLLLPEPARGWGDEPMKLYHDPTLQPHHQYIAAYLWLKHEFEADAMIHLGTHATYEWLPGKQAGLAPSCPPEVMLTDIPNLYPYIVDDVGEGIQAKRRGRGVIIDHLTPPLRKGGLYQEYRRLYDLINGYNRSQAMQSQTAEAKLEEIKAVTRKLGLDTDLGITTYDSNALEEIEHYLLELKGNLMPYGLHTFGRSPQGQALTDTVETITEHITDSSPAKIRSSLAESGNLEIERLLAGLEGRYIPAGEGNDPVRNPSAVPTGKNFFGFDPQKIPSRSAWKLGKKAARQMINASLEKNGTYPQKVAVVLWATETIRNEGVNESTILSLLGIKPTWDVSGRVTGTEVIPGRELDRPRIDVLINPSGLYRDLFPNKMRFLDRAVQKAAVQTDIKNLLREHSASLKRRLRAQGMTEEKADRLSTVRIFSEKSGSYGTGVSEMTGASGLWKSEQEIAEVYENRVGYAFGQGMWGQSAQEVFKDNLASVDTTVHSRSSNVYGTMDNDDMFQYLGGLSLAVRTESGQAPDTLITQQQEAGQVEVEDAAKTLGRELRTRYLNPEWIEGMKKEDYAGAREMSKFVDYMWGWQVTTPQAVDEAKWEQTYAVYVQDKYGQNVKEFMNESNPWAYQSITARMLEAVRKGYWQAEDKVKKKLAAEYALNVVDKGVACCDHTCNNPMLNQMVVNVISLPGVMSPQMVEEFKLAVEQATGQKLIQQVQAREALQQKLQQSLQRPSRKQSKDQPQKKRVNDSEQKTSGGAEQQEVTGYKMERKDKQDKSTQLASSGVQWFASLIILLIIGLFGLGMRRGNTRD; from the coding sequence ATGCTTAAATATGTACTTCTTATCCTTTGTGTATGTGCGCTTCTCCCTTCCTTGTCCCACGCCGACGAGGTTGCCCTTCTGGTTATTGATGCCGATTCCTATGCGGTAAACGAGGCCCTGAAAAAGCTGTATCCGCCAAAAAACATCAAGGTCTGCTTTTTTACCCATGCAGATATTCAAGACAGTCAAGCCGCCCGGGAATTCATCCAGGGCTCGGAGGTCATTGTGGCTGATGTGATGCAGCCTCAAATCACTGACTATCTCCTGGAAAATGTGAATACTCAGTCTAGGCCGGTCTATGCCCTGCGCGGCTCCAATGACGACCAGAAGCTGAAAAGCAAGGGTTTTCGCTTTGAGCCAACGATTCAGGCCTATTTTCAAAATCTTTCGGTGCAAAACATCCACAACATGCTCCGTCGTGTCATCCACGACCAGCTGGATGCATCCGTTGGGTACGATCCAGTGCACAAGCGACCGCAGACCGGCATGTACCATCCTGAGGCCGACTCAACATTTACTAGCTTTTCCGCTTATCACAAATGGTACATGGGTAAAGGGCCTGGAGAGGCAGAAAAGCCCTGGCTGGGATTGATGCTCTTTTCCTCCTCCCTGATTCCGGGGCAAAGACAGGCTGTGGACACCCTGATTCAGGAGGTGGAAAAGGCGGGATGGAATGTGGCCGTCTGTTTCGGCCGGGACGAAGAGGTGCTGACCTCCCTGCTCCTGGATGAAAGCCGTTCTTCCCGGGTGGATTGTATCCTGGCTTTTTCCCTCAAGTTTTATTCGGCAGTAAATAGCTCAGTGCAAAAGGCCCTGCAGGAACTGGATGTCCCGGTTGTGAACGTAGTCAATCTGTATGGGCAGACCATATCCGAGTGGCGGGAAAACCCACAGGGCATCCCGCCCATGCATGTGGTCTGGACCATGGCCAACCCGGAGATATCCGGGCTGATCGAGCCCACGCCCTTGACTGGCCCGGTAGAGGTCACAGACCCAGAAACAGGCCGGAAGATTACCCGTTCTCGGGTGATTACAGACAGTCTGGACCGCCTTCTGCCCAGGCTGCGGATGTGGCGCAAGCTACAGACCATGCCCAACGAGGACAAGAAGGTGGCCGTTTTGTACTACAATCACAGCCAGGGGAAGCAGAACATCGGGGCCAGCTACCTGAATGTTTTTCGTAGCTTGGAGCGGATTTTGCGACGTATGCAGGACGAAGGCTATCAAGTAGATGAAAAGGAGCTGCCAGGAGAAAAGGAGCTCAAGGATCTAGTGCTCAAATACGGGCGAAATATCGGCAGCTGGGCTCCGGGAGAGCTGCACAGGCTACTTGTGGAGGGAAAAGTAATCCGCCTGCCGGTGTCCAGATACAAAAAATGGTTTTCCCGCCTCCCAGCCCAATTCCGGAGCCAGGTCTTGGAACAGTGGGGGCCGGTGGAGAAGTCCTCGATAATGATTAAGGACCGGGAGCTCATCATTCCCGGATTCCGTCTGGGCAATGTATTGCTTTTGCCCGAGCCGGCCCGGGGCTGGGGGGATGAGCCCATGAAGCTGTATCACGATCCCACCCTGCAGCCTCACCATCAGTATATTGCAGCCTACCTGTGGCTCAAGCATGAGTTCGAGGCCGATGCCATGATTCACTTGGGCACCCATGCCACCTACGAGTGGCTACCTGGGAAGCAGGCCGGCCTTGCCCCATCCTGTCCTCCGGAGGTTATGCTCACAGACATCCCCAACCTGTATCCCTACATTGTAGACGACGTAGGCGAGGGGATTCAGGCCAAGCGCAGAGGCCGGGGGGTGATCATCGACCATCTGACTCCGCCTCTGCGCAAGGGCGGTCTGTATCAGGAGTACCGTCGTCTCTACGATCTGATCAACGGCTACAACCGCTCTCAGGCCATGCAGAGCCAAACTGCCGAGGCCAAGCTGGAGGAGATCAAGGCCGTAACCCGTAAGCTGGGTCTGGACACGGATCTGGGAATTACTACCTATGATTCCAACGCCTTGGAGGAAATCGAGCATTATCTTCTTGAACTCAAGGGCAACCTTATGCCCTATGGTCTGCACACCTTCGGCCGCTCGCCCCAAGGTCAGGCCCTGACCGATACCGTAGAGACCATCACAGAACATATTACAGACAGCTCGCCCGCTAAGATCCGCAGCTCGCTTGCCGAGTCTGGAAATTTGGAGATCGAACGGCTGCTTGCGGGTCTGGAAGGCAGATACATACCGGCCGGTGAAGGCAACGATCCGGTGCGCAACCCCTCAGCTGTCCCCACGGGGAAGAACTTTTTCGGATTTGATCCCCAGAAGATCCCCTCGCGTTCAGCCTGGAAGCTGGGCAAAAAAGCGGCCCGGCAGATGATCAACGCCTCCCTGGAAAAAAACGGGACCTACCCCCAGAAGGTGGCTGTGGTGCTGTGGGCCACAGAGACTATCCGCAACGAAGGGGTCAATGAAAGCACTATCCTCAGTCTTTTGGGGATTAAGCCCACCTGGGACGTCTCGGGCCGGGTGACCGGGACCGAGGTTATTCCCGGTCGGGAGCTGGACCGTCCTCGCATTGACGTCCTGATCAATCCTTCTGGGCTGTACCGGGATTTGTTCCCGAACAAGATGCGCTTTTTGGACAGGGCAGTGCAAAAGGCGGCGGTGCAGACCGATATCAAAAATCTTCTGCGCGAGCACAGTGCCAGCCTCAAACGTCGGTTGCGAGCCCAGGGGATGACAGAGGAGAAGGCGGACAGACTGTCTACAGTGCGTATCTTCTCTGAAAAGAGCGGGTCCTACGGCACCGGGGTCTCGGAGATGACCGGAGCCTCCGGGCTTTGGAAGTCGGAACAGGAGATCGCCGAGGTCTATGAAAACCGGGTGGGGTATGCCTTTGGTCAGGGCATGTGGGGCCAGTCGGCCCAGGAGGTATTCAAAGACAACCTTGCCTCTGTGGATACCACAGTCCATTCCCGGTCTTCCAATGTGTACGGAACAATGGACAACGACGATATGTTTCAGTACCTGGGCGGGTTGTCCCTGGCCGTGCGCACTGAAAGCGGCCAGGCCCCGGACACCTTGATCACCCAGCAGCAAGAGGCCGGGCAGGTAGAGGTGGAAGATGCGGCCAAGACCCTAGGACGGGAGCTGCGCACCCGGTATTTGAACCCGGAGTGGATAGAAGGGATGAAAAAGGAGGACTATGCCGGAGCCCGGGAGATGTCCAAGTTTGTGGACTACATGTGGGGCTGGCAGGTGACCACACCCCAGGCTGTGGACGAGGCCAAGTGGGAACAGACCTATGCGGTCTATGTCCAGGACAAGTACGGCCAGAATGTTAAAGAGTTCATGAATGAATCCAATCCCTGGGCCTACCAGTCCATCACGGCCCGCATGCTAGAGGCGGTGCGCAAAGGGTATTGGCAGGCTGAAGACAAGGTGAAAAAGAAGCTGGCGGCTGAGTATGCCTTAAATGTGGTAGACAAGGGCGTGGCCTGTTGTGACCACACCTGCAACAACCCCATGCTCAATCAGATGGTGGTTAACGTCATCTCCCTGCCTGGGGTCATGTCTCCGCAGATGGTGGAAGAGTTCAAGCTGGCTGTGGAGCAGGCTACGGGGCAAAAGCTGATCCAGCAGGTTCAGGCCCGGGAAGCCCTGCAGCAGAAGCTGCAGCAAAGCCTGCAACGACCCTCCCGCAAGCAAAGCAAGGACCAGCCGCAAAAGAAAAGGGTCAATGACTCAGAACAGAAGACGTCCGGGGGCGCAGAACAGCAGGAGGTCACAGGATACAAGATGGAAAGAAAGGATAAACAGGACAAGAGCACGCAACTGGCCTCCTCCGGCGTGCAGTGGTTCGCCTCTTTGATCATCCTGCTCATCATCGGACTGTTCGGGCTGGGGATGCGAAGGGGCAACACGAGAGATTGA
- a CDS encoding DUF2162 family putative transporter, with translation MEFKALILGLAFSLSIFAVKNGLGLHYLLQARLGSTWEKVIALCIYAALYAGIFLSSWWILQQLVLLNHFQTLQHVLRSGMLAHVFLAALLIIWGLLLLVQDRGGKAAAWGWALLVLPCPVCALVIFLNVSLLLSLYPVAGFSALAGAWAGFVGLGVGTAMVFSLLARQENSQPEYMLGGAMLAIAAFFVLAVVLMPQFGQLDEIYRLASYETEKTTTTMEQILGVSGCVVVLFTAGFWAGYKRE, from the coding sequence ATGGAATTCAAAGCCCTGATCCTCGGACTTGCCTTCTCTTTGAGCATTTTTGCGGTCAAAAACGGCTTGGGCCTGCATTACCTGCTGCAGGCCCGGCTGGGATCCACTTGGGAAAAGGTCATTGCCCTGTGCATCTATGCCGCACTGTATGCCGGGATCTTCTTGTCCTCCTGGTGGATCCTTCAGCAGCTGGTCCTTCTCAACCATTTTCAGACCCTGCAGCATGTGCTCCGCTCCGGAATGCTTGCGCATGTTTTTCTAGCCGCACTGCTTATTATATGGGGGCTTTTGCTGCTCGTTCAAGATAGAGGCGGAAAGGCTGCTGCCTGGGGATGGGCGCTTCTGGTTTTGCCCTGTCCGGTCTGCGCTTTGGTCATTTTTCTCAATGTTTCGCTGCTCCTTTCCCTGTATCCTGTTGCTGGATTTTCTGCCCTGGCCGGAGCTTGGGCCGGTTTTGTCGGTCTGGGGGTTGGAACAGCCATGGTGTTTAGCCTGCTTGCGCGGCAAGAGAACAGCCAGCCGGAATACATGCTTGGCGGGGCCATGCTGGCTATTGCTGCTTTTTTTGTGTTGGCTGTTGTGCTCATGCCTCAGTTTGGACAGCTGGACGAAATCTACAGATTGGCTTCTTATGAAACTGAGAAAACCACTACGACCATGGAGCAGATCCTCGGAGTATCAGGTTGTGTAGTGGTTCTGTTTACAGCCGGTTTTTGGGCTGGATATAAAAGAGAATGA
- a CDS encoding DUF2149 domain-containing protein — MRFMHAKRRVIGASKPCFGEQTETSDPLTGVANLFDVGLVFIVGLIFTLFSAYHLQDLFSKDSELTIMKKSKSGQMEIITKKGTKIDARKVTKKQAQGLGERLGTAYRLEDGSMVYVPDE; from the coding sequence ATGCGTTTTATGCATGCCAAGCGAAGGGTGATTGGCGCTTCGAAGCCTTGTTTTGGAGAGCAGACTGAAACAAGCGATCCATTGACTGGAGTGGCCAATCTGTTTGATGTAGGTTTGGTGTTCATTGTCGGGCTTATATTCACTTTGTTTTCCGCCTACCACCTCCAAGATCTGTTCAGCAAGGATTCAGAGCTGACTATTATGAAGAAAAGCAAAAGCGGGCAGATGGAGATCATCACCAAAAAAGGAACCAAAATCGATGCCAGAAAGGTGACCAAGAAACAGGCCCAGGGCCTTGGGGAGCGCTTGGGCACAGCCTACCGTCTGGAGGACGGAAGCATGGTCTATGTGCCGGACGAATGA
- a CDS encoding MotA/TolQ/ExbB proton channel family protein, with translation MDFGALLKTFIYLISSSLLYPVLFLLSVLLLWVIVYSGGFFAQWVQRMRLPRVPPEQLPNKILSEQGQMCVSPRVREYVAKLYNLNFDLQHTDEAIENLLQDTVLSIQKSMDRLRIVVRVAPGLGLIGTLIPMGTGLAALGQGDMSRLTSDLVIAFTTTVVGLALGLLAFCMWTVKARWAEEDIKNIELATEVLTKAQQGKEELTKGPKKAEPRTMETKMAVHQG, from the coding sequence ATGGATTTTGGCGCCCTATTGAAAACATTTATCTATCTGATCTCTTCCTCCCTTCTGTATCCGGTTTTGTTTTTGCTATCTGTTCTACTGCTCTGGGTCATTGTCTATAGTGGAGGGTTCTTTGCCCAGTGGGTACAACGGATGCGTCTGCCCCGCGTCCCGCCTGAGCAGTTGCCGAATAAGATCCTTTCAGAACAGGGCCAGATGTGTGTGTCTCCCCGAGTCCGCGAGTATGTAGCTAAACTTTATAACCTGAACTTCGACCTGCAGCATACAGATGAAGCAATTGAGAACCTCCTTCAAGATACAGTTTTGAGTATCCAGAAGTCCATGGACCGATTGCGCATCGTGGTCAGGGTGGCTCCGGGCCTGGGCCTGATCGGAACCCTGATTCCCATGGGTACTGGTTTGGCTGCATTGGGTCAGGGGGATATGTCCAGGTTGACTTCGGATCTGGTCATTGCCTTTACCACCACCGTAGTCGGATTGGCCTTGGGCCTGCTGGCTTTTTGCATGTGGACCGTCAAAGCGCGCTGGGCAGAGGAGGATATTAAGAATATCGAGCTGGCTACTGAGGTATTGACCAAGGCGCAACAGGGCAAAGAGGAGCTGACCAAAGGACCCAAGAAAGCCGAGCCGCGGACCATGGAGACCAAAATGGCTGTGCATCAGGGATAG
- a CDS encoding type II toxin-antitoxin system Phd/YefM family antitoxin, whose product MPTIINVHEAKTHLSKLLKRAHEGEEIILAKDGKPYARLLPLEDMQPRVPGLIDGWIDDSFFESLPEDELNAWDQ is encoded by the coding sequence ATGCCAACGATTATCAATGTCCATGAAGCCAAAACCCATCTTTCCAAATTGTTGAAAAGGGCCCATGAAGGGGAGGAGATAATCTTGGCCAAGGACGGCAAACCGTATGCCCGACTTCTCCCCCTGGAAGACATGCAGCCCCGGGTTCCAGGCCTTATAGACGGATGGATAGATGATTCTTTCTTTGAGTCTCTTCCGGAAGACGAGCTGAATGCATGGGATCAATAA